A window from Malassezia restricta chromosome I, complete sequence encodes these proteins:
- a CDS encoding ATP-dependent RNA helicase DDX19/DBP5 → MSDPKVESLSERLGDILADVSRTSDWAEEGDDASKNEGPLHESKYDVQVTLADQQADPNSPLYSVKSFDDLGLHEDLLKGIYAMKYTKPSKIQERALPLLLQNPPRNMIGQSQSGTGKTAAFVLTMLSRIDFSEEKTQALALAPSRELARQIMDVVQEMGKFTPVKTAFAIPDSIKRGQKVSAHLVVGTPGTVYEFLRTRMLDPAGIKVFVLDEADNMLDQQGLGEQSFRVRLLMPKTCQLVLFSATFPESVHKYATKIAPNANEIRLKQEELSVESIRQFYMNCKSEEHKYEVLVELYNLLTIGQSIIFCAKRHTADKIAQRMTAEGHRVDSLHGKLDTSARDRTIDDFRSGKCKVLIATNVIARGIDIQQVTLVINYDMPLTQSGEPDADTYLHRVGRTGRFGRKGVSINFVHDEKSKQQMEAIERALHCRIVPVQTDDLEEMESTIKEALKSSQGSQ, encoded by the coding sequence ATGAGCGACCCGAAAGTTGAGTCTCTCTCGGAGCGCCTAGGTGACATTCTAGCTGAcgtgtcgcgcacgtccgaCTGGGCAGAAGAAGGTGATGATGCTTCCAAGAACGAGGGTCCCCTTCACGAATCCAAATACGATGTCCAAGTCACTCTCGCCGATCAGCAGGCTGATCCCAACTCGCCGCTGTACTCGGTCAAGTCCTTTGACGACCTGGGCTTACACGAAGACCTCCTCAAGGGCATTTATGCGATGAAGTACACGAAGCCGTCCAAAATTCAGGAGCGTGCTTTGCCACTACTGCTGCAAAACCCGCCACGTAATATGATCGGACAGTCGCAGTCTGGAACGGGCAAGACGGCGGCTTTTGTGCTGACTATGCTATCACGCATCGACTTTAGCGAGGAAAAGACACAGGCTCTGGCTCTAGCGCCGTCGCGTGAGTTGGCTCGGCAAATTATGGATGTGGTTCAAGAGATGGGCAAATTCACGCCGGTCAAGACAGCCTTTGCGATTCCCGACTCCATCAAACGTGGCCAAAAAGTCTCGGCGCACCTCGTGGTCGGTACGCCAGGCACCGTGTACGAATTTCTACGGACGCGCATGCTGGATCCGGCGGGCATCAAGGTATTTGTGTTGGATGAGGCCGACAATATGCTCGACCAGCAGGGTCTGGGCGAGCAGAGTTTCCGCGTCAGACTCTTGATGCCCAAAACATGTCAGCTGGTGCTGTTTAGCGCGACATTCCCTGAGAGTGTGCACAAGTATGCGACGAAGATTGCGCCGAATGCCAACGAAATTCGGCTCAAGCAAGAAGAATTGAGTGTGGAGAGCATTCGCCAATTTTACATGAACTGCAAGTCGGAGGAGCACAAGTATGAGGTGCTGGTGGAGTTGTACAATCTCCTCACCATCGGTCAGAGCATCATCTTTTGTGCGAAGCGCCACACAGCTGACAAgattgcgcagcgcatgacgGCCGAGGGGCACCGTGTTGATTCGCTGCATGGTAAGCTCGATACATCGGCGCGTGACCGCACGATCGACGATTTCCGGTCGGGTAAGTGCAAGGTGCTGATTGCCACGAATGTCATTGCACGGGGCATCGATATCCAACAGGTGACGCTCGTCATCAACTACGACATGCCTCTGACACAGAGTGGCGAGCCTGATGCTGATACGTACCTGCATCGCGTCGGGCGCACAGGTCGCTTTGGCCGCAAGGGCGTGTCGATCAACTTTGTACATGACGAAAAATCCAAGCAACAAATGGAGGCGAtcgagcgtgcgcttcACTGCCGCATTGTGCCGGTACAAACGGACGACCTCGAAGAGATGGAATCCACCATcaaagaggcgctcaaGAGCAGCCAAGGCTCCCAGTAG
- a CDS encoding CRAL/TRIO domain protein — translation MAGSRASGRRKSTQSVLDAYCAVQTLFRDHESVVDALHADLMEHAMQALSAERTYTEEERQRVLEFLDDRIMIFRFLRRAGFDKDTARSMLIKTVAWRMEGAIDALPQDLLQSPYMNATSNGIPLFWQHSRFRDKLGRPALYVRLQHVERTPEGLHELKKTIIASFDVMRRYLLRVNRRTRRGDPVIQCVVLVDVMDAGLANVELDILPFFTDLLKNHYPSLCGAVYILRYSWFHAGLWRMLRPILPPKLLERLFFVDRPELLAHFEHHMPRSLGGPLSIPIAPDTSDVFNYFVRAAAWSHPSSSSSGPTPKATDPSPPALRIRQHDFDTIYDVMSCMGSPYTPARTPLTPHTSMPTTPRQHAQTGSPIPLHDLPTSPKAYRRQRASGDARSVVSWFLSWLSPPQRSDDDEAPAEPIRTSRGGDADAAPAPTPPATATAPPTAYGTAESNTVTRYLSWRAHKYAEMDGHVSPYNIENPYFGYPASYVTHDPASVDMTASDPAAAAAVAASGGARPAGFSREIHVKRRKRDLVRTLSYLFVLRLIRLYHTIRRGILVVVWNVLGPHRAWASLGRTSPGHRPSRYTQCRVLVLLALLLYLQLPRARFLSLLIPHFHAIV, via the coding sequence ATGGCcggctcgcgcgcgtcgggGAGGCGTAAAAGTACACAGAGTGTACTTGATGCCTACTGTGCTGTACAGACTTTGTTCAGGGACCATGAGAGTGTGGTGGACGCACTCCACGCGGACCTCATGGAgcatgcgatgcaggcATTGTCAGCGGAGCGCACATACACGGAGGAGGAGCGGCAAAGGGTGCTCGAGTTTCTCGATGACCGCATCATGATCTTTCGATTCCTCCGCCGCGCCGGCTTCGATAAGGACACGGCTCGGTCTATGCTGATCAAGACGGtggcatggcgcatggAAGGCGCGATTGATGCCTTGCCACAAGACTTGCTGCAATCGCCGTATATGAATGCTACGTCGAACGGCATCCCTCTATTTTGGCAGCACTCGCGCTTTCGTGACAAGCTTGGGCGCCCCGCGTTGTACGTGCGTCTTCAGCACGTAGAGCGTACGCCGGAAGGGCTGCACGAGTTGAAAAAGACCATCATTGCCTCGTTTGACGTCATGCGGCGCTACCTCTTGCGTGTGAATCGGCGGACTAGGCGCGGAGACCCCGTCATACAATGTGTCGTGCTCGTGGATGTCATGGACGCAGGCCTCGCCAACGTCGAGCTCGATATCCTGCCGTTTTTCACGGATTTGCTCAAAAATCACTACCCCAGCCTATGTGGCGCTGTGTATATTTTGCGGTACTCGTGGTTTCATGCCGGGCTGTGGCGTATGCTGCGTCCCATCCTGCCGCCCAAGCTCCTTGAGCGTCTGTTTTTCGTCGACAGGCCGGAGCTACTGGCGCACTTTGAGCACCATATGCCGCGGTCCCTGGGCGGCCCGTTGAGCATACCTATCGCGCCTGATACGAGCGATGTGTTCAACTATTTCGTCCGTGCAGCGGCCTGGTCGCATCCgtcatcgtcttcctcTGGCCCCACGCCCAAGGCCACGGACCCGTCTCCGCCTGCGCTCCGGATCCGCCAACATGACTTTGACACGATTTACGATGTCATGTCATGCATGGGCTCACCCTACACGCCGGCGAGGACGCCACTTACGCCCCACACAAGCAtgcccacgacgccgcgccaACATGCTCAGACAGGCTCGCCGATCCCATTACATGACCTGCCCACATCGCCCAAGGCGTACCGCCGGCAACGTGCGTCGGGCGATGCCCGCTCTGTGGTATCGTGGTTCCTATCCTGGCTCTCGCCGCCCCAGCggtccgacgacgacgaggcgcctgcCGAGCCTATCAGGACCAGCCGAGGCGGTGAcgcagacgctgcgcctgcaccGACACCACCTGCCACTGCCACGGCCCCACCCACGGCATACGGGACAGCTGAGAGCAACACAGTGACACGGTACCTGtcatggcgcgcgcacaaGTACGCCGAGATGGACGGGCATGTGTCGCCGTACAACATCGAGAACCCTTACTTTGGATACCCCGCCTCGTACGTGACCCATGACCCTGCCAGCGTGGATATGACCGCCTCGGAcccagcggcggcagcggcggtcgccgccagcggcggcgcccgGCCGGCCGGCTTCTCGCGCGAAATCCATGTGAAGCGACGGAAGCGTGACTTGGTGCGCACACTGTCGTACCTGTTTGTGCTGCGTCTCATTCGGCTGTACCACACGATACGCCGCggcatcctcgtcgtggTGTGGAACGTGCTGGGCCCGCACCGGGCTTGGGCTTCGTTAGGGCGCACATCACCGGGACATCGGCCGTCGAGGTACACCCAGTGCCGCGTGCTAGTACTGCTGGCCCTGCTGCTGTACCTCCAgctgcctcgcgcacgctTCCTCTCACTACTGATACCGCATTTCCATGCTATTGTATGA
- a CDS encoding F-type H+-transporting ATPase subunit k translates to MSYTIAGMKIPSEHLVLGVFGAIGAAAYAGMSGGSSKKEKPSVDKVPLNAESADEEAFIKQFLAEAAKEDSK, encoded by the exons ATGTCCTACACGATTGCAG GAATGAAGATCCCGAGCGAgcacctcgtgctgggTGTGTTCGGTGCGATCGGTGCCGCGGCGTACGCGGGTATGAGCGGTGGCTCGTCGAAGAAGGAGAAGCCCTCCGTGGACAAGGTGCCCCTGAATGCTGAGAGCGC CGATGAGGAGGCCTTTATCAAGCAGTTCCTTGCCGAGGCCGCCAAGGAGGACAGCAAGTAA
- a CDS encoding large subunit ribosomal protein L32e, producing the protein MPAATIPIVKKRTKKFARHQSDRFKRVSPNWRKPTGIDNCVRRRFKGTISMPKIGYGSNKKTRHIMPNGYRRFVVANVNDMDLLLMHNNTFAAEIAHNVSSKKRIQILEKAKVLGVRVTNANARVRAQEA; encoded by the exons ATGCCGGCTGCTACGATTCCTATTGTGAAGAAGCGGACCAAGAAGTTCGCCCGCCACCAGTCGGACCGCTTCAAGCGTGTCAGCCCCAACTGGCGCAAGCCTACGGGTATTGACAACTGTGTTCGCCGTCGCTTCAAGGGCACGATCAGCATGCCCAAGATCGGCTACGGCTCGAACAAGAAGACGCGCCACATTATGCCCAACGGCTACCGCCGCTTTGTGGTGGCCAACGTCAACGACATGGATCTCCTTCTCATGCACAACAACACGTTTGCCGCTGAGATTGCCCACAACGTGAGCAGCAAGAAGCGTATTCAGATCCTCGAGAA GGCCAAGGTGCTTGGCGTCCGCGTTACCAACGCCAACGCCCGCGTTCGCGCGCAGGAGGCATAA
- a CDS encoding large subunit ribosomal protein L13Ae, which yields MSLMQSTPFIVDGKGHLLGRLASIVAKQILLGQKVVVVRSELINVSGSFFRNKLKYHAFMHKRHLVNPRKSGPFHHRAPSRILHRAVRGMIPHKTARGAAALQRLKVYEGVPPPYDRKKKVVIPDALRVLRLKPGRKYATLKRISSEVGWKYQDIVDKLEAKRVVKQQAFHERKSAATKQRAAAATAAASQLEPINKQLEAYGY from the exons ATGTCGCTTATGCAGAGCACTCCGTTCATCGTCGACGGCAAGGGTCACCTCCTCGGCCGTCTTGCCTCGATCGTGGCCAAGCAGATCCTGCTAGGCCAGAAGGTGGTTGTGGTGCGCTCCGAGCTCATTAACGTCTCGGGCAGCTTCTTCCGCAACAAG TTGAAGTACCACGCTTTCATGCACAAGCGCCACCTTGTGAACCCCCGCAAGAGCGGTCCCTTCCACCACCGTGCTCCTTCGCGCATCCTGCACCGTGCTGTCCGCGGTATGATTCCTCACAAGACGGCGCgtggtgccgctgcgctCCAGCGTCTGAAGGTGTACGAAGGTGTGCCTCCGCCCTACGACCGCAAGAAGAAGGTCGTTATCCCAGATGCCCtccgtgtgctgcgtcTCAAGCCGGGCCGCAAGTACGCTACGCTCAAGCGCATCTCGTCTGAGGTCGGCTGGAAGTACCAGGACATTGTCGACAAGCTCGAGGccaagcgcgtcgtcaaGCAGCAGGCCTTCCACGAGCGCAAGTCGGCTGCCACaaagcagcgcgctgctgccgccacGGCTGCTGCCTCGCAGCTCGAGCCCATCAacaagcagctcgaggcgtaCGGCTACTAA
- a CDS encoding DUF803 domain protein, with the protein MDVPLAVGIGLVASLIQSLGLTMQRRSHVQNQRLPETERQSAWRRPMWIAGFVVFLSANISGTLFQIGTLPVVILAPLGAVSLLYNALLARVMLDVIFSWHMLTGTCLIALGAIMVGYFGAVPHAPLTLAELMELYKRPPFVAIALVYTLVLATILAIAHFTEYQLTWQPLLTLRRRRRTRFGWRRYLPVPSLATVAEVSENSSGVATPTHKHLDSEERLLPDHSQHAKRMHGTLPQNPHIPDYGAVPSQSSLFDMPNARSTVLALAVAYSAASGLLSGACLVMAKSGVDLLILSLQGRNQFSSGFSWCLILVLFAAAMLQLWYLHKGLQLADPMLIAPLAFCFYNVSSITLGLVYFNDAAYLSWLSVAMIVVGTVLLLAGVWTLSLHRQSDTLTSLQPGPIEVNEPSSHVSGHALSSPRMPSALSGPKANRLPSSISLDYSLQRGIEQTDAAPTQHRTSWLTMLAERGLSVGLSASSPGFHVQSQHQRHSM; encoded by the coding sequence atgGATGTACCGCTAGCCGTGGGAATCGGTCTTGTAGCTAGTTTGATCCAGAGCCTGGGTCTTACTATGCAGCGACGCTCGCATGTACAGAATCAGCGCTTGCCAGAGACAGAGCGTCAGTCTGCATGGCGACGGCCGATGTGGATCGCAGGCTTTGTCGTGTTCTTGAGCGCCAATATCAGCGGCACCCTATTTCAGATCGGCACATTGCCTGTCGTGATACTTGCGCCGCTTGGGGCCGTAAGTCTACTGTATAACGCACTGCTTGCCCGCGTCATGCTCGATGTGATCTTCTCGTGGCACATGCTTACAGGCACTTGTCTCATTGCTCTTGGCGCGATCATGGTCGGGTACTTTGGTGCCGTACCGCATGCTCCGCTCACACTCGCAGAGCTTATGGAATTGTACAAGCGACCTCCCTTCGTCGCGATCGCTCTTGTGTACACGCTGGTCTTGGCAACGATACTGGCGATAGCACATTTCACCGAGTACCAACTCACGTGGCAACCTCTGTTGACACTgcgccgacgacggcgcacaCGTTTTGGATGGCGCAGGTACTTGCCGGTGCCTTCGTTGGCCACAGTCGCAGAAGTCAGCGAGAACAGCTCAGGCGTCGCCACGCCCACACACAAGCACCTGGACTCCGAGGAACGCCTCCTCCCTGACCACAGCCAGCATGCTAAGCGGATGCATGGCACTCTACCGCAGAATCCCCATATACCGGATTATGGCGCTGTACCTTCCCAGTCGTCCCTCTTTGATATGCCAAATGCACGATCGACGGTACTGGCGCTGGCCGTTGCCTACAGCGCAGCCAGTGGCCTGCTTAGTGGCGCATGTTTGGTCATGGCCAAGAGCGGCGTTGACCTGCTGATACTGTCGTTACAGGGCCGCAACCAGTTCAGCAGCGGGTTCAGCTGGTGTCTGATCTTGGTGCTGTTCGCTGCAGCCATGCTCCAGCTGTGGTACCTGCACAAGGGTCTCCAACTTGCAGATCCTATGCTCATTGCGCCACTGGCTTTCTGCTTTTACAACGTCTCGTCGATCACGCTCGGACTGGTGTACTTTAACGATGCGGCATACCTATCGTGGCTCAGTGTGGCCATGATTGTAGTAGGCACTGTGCTTTTACTGGCTGGTGTGTGGACCCTCAGTCTGCACCGACAGAGCGACACGCTTACGTCTCTGCAGCCAGGCCCTATCGAGGTAAACGAGCCGTCGAGTCACGTCTCCGGACACGCACTCTCATCTCCAAGAATGCCAAGCGCACTATCTGGACCCAAAGCGAATCGCCTGCCGTCTTCGATTTCGTTGGACTATTCGCTCCAAAGAGGCATCGAGCAGACAgatgcagcgccgacgcagcaccGCACATCCTGGCTCACCATGCTGGCTGAACGCGGCCTGAGCGTGGGTCTGAGCGCAAGCTCTCCGGGATTCCACGTGCAGTCACAACACCAGCGCCACTCGATGTAA
- a CDS encoding phosphatidylinositol phospholipase C, delta: MGPSPPPPTASASSAEARPIPFKAPRRSSSMTQSDPGVLSASLPSSSLRSLPARYAAWKQSTRAFRAMRHEGSMQVTPPSSPMSMQPQPQPAFEPLDAMIPAALQHGEPLLKVTQNKVAQRMFRVSPESASILWASKRGNSVHLYAIRDVRVGASARSYRQSLQISDEHEARWISIIYQNDRAYKAVHMIALSDESLARWRDTLLRVLAQWQALVSGRVTASRAQCEWLHASWDLDRALDERSLMQLCERMGLQISRPELRALFVEADKERRGTLHFEAFQQFVAALKRRPDLEEVYHRLQSHGQLTLATFMAFVRLEQGEWASTDEHIAHIFQRFHVDTPDGFCAYMTSRQHGAYHAAYSEPTLDAPLSSYFISSSHNTYLEGGQWKGDSTVEGYVRALLRGARCVELDCWDGPSGQPQVTHGHTLTSRVPLDDVVAAIAQYAFVSSPYPLILSLEVHNDLAQQEVLASILRTQLGDMLVTAPLEDDVPGVLPSPEQLRYRILVKCKDYEWIHSQTPNEEDESMGSSENADWDSDSLLEQARHLVRLARPKRTGKVARPLSGELVRLLVYTIGVPCRGLNKKEHYAVEHMFSLSERSAARLMRQSYMDLVKHNLTHLTRVYPSMTKLSRLTSSANFRPVDMWASGCQLVALNWQTHDQGMAQNLAMFANSVGYVRKPDALRLRSHVKNDGTLCVSCVLTIVSAQQLPNVRATDEALCPFATVALDVPHEWGRDAVRLSVPLDASPVRQVRTPTVRSNGLIPLFQTPVGVEIRMPAGVDTAAVLAQRTRKEHILRQATRGLLDLCFVHVQLWDEQVNGAVPLATNTFSLGRVGHGYRHLPLYDMQLSPLVYSTLFIHTAYTHITI, from the coding sequence ATGGGGCCATCGCCGCCACCTCCAACGGCGTCAGCATCTTCTGCAGAAGCGCGCCCTATACCTTTCAAGGCaccgcggcgcagcagcagcatgaCGCAGAGCGATCCGggcgtgctgagcgcatCACTTCCGTCCTCATCGCTGCGCTCCTTGCCCGCCCGATACGCCGCCTGGAAGCAATCTACCCGGGCATTccgtgcgatgcgccaTGAGGGAAGTATGCAGGTGACGCCTCCCTCGTCTCCTATGTCGATGCAGCCTCAGCCTCAGCCTGCGTTTGAGCCACTGGATGCCATGATACCCGCTGCTCtgcagcatggcgagcCTTTGCTAAAAGTGACGCAGAACAAAGTAGCGCAGCGAATGTTTCGCGTCAGCCCCGAATCAGCATCGATCCTATGGGCCAGCAAGCGCGGAAACTCGGTGCATCTGTATGCTATTCGGGACGTTCGCGTGGGCGCATCGGCCCGGTCGTATCGCCAGTCACTGCAAATTTCCGATGAGCATGAAGCACGTTGGATCTCTATTATCTACCAAAATGATCGTGCATACAAGGCTGTACATATGATTGCACTATCAGACGAATCTCTTGCGCGGTGGCGCGACACACTGCTCCGCGTCTTGGCCCAGTGGCAGGCCCTGGTCTCTGGCCGCGTGACCGCATCGCGTGCCCAGTGCGAGTGGCTGCATGCCTCGTGGGATTTGGATCGAGCGCTGGATGAGCGATCACTCATGCAGCTGTGTGAGCGCATGGGCCTGCAAATTAGCCGGCCTGAGCTGCGCGCCTTATTTGTGGAAGCGGACAAGGAGCGGCGTGGTACGCTGCACTTTGAGGCATTTCAGCAGTTTGTGGCCGCACTCAAGCGACGACCTGACCTAGAGGAGGTGTACCATCGACTCCAGTCACACGGTCAACTCACACTCGCCACCTTTATGGCGTTTGTGCGCTTGGAACAGGGCGAGTGGGCATCCACCGACGAGCATATCGCACACATATTCCAGCGCTTTCACGTGGACACACCCGATGGGTTTTGTGCGTACATGACGTCTCGGCAACATGGTGCGTACCACGCAGCGTATTCTGAGCCGACACTCGATGCGCCTTTGAGCAGCTACTTTATTTCGTCGAGTCATAATACCTATCTGGAGGGTGGTCAGTGGAAGGGAGACAGCACAGTCGAGGGCTACGTTCGCGCCTTGCTCCGCGGTGCACGATGCGTGGAACTGGACTGCTGGGACGGGCCAAGTGGCCAGCCCCAAGTCACGCATGGACATACGCTCACCAGCCGCGTGCCACTTGACGATGTCGTTGCGGCCATTGCGCAGTATGCCTTTGTATCCTCGCCCTATCCTCTTATTCTGTCGCTCGAAGTACACAATGACCTTGCTCAGCAGGAGGTGCTTGCCTCCATTTTACGCACGCAGCTAGGCGATATGCTTGTgacggcgccgctcgaggacgacgtgccgggCGTGTTGCCCAGCCCCGAGCAGCTACGGTACCGCATCCTTGTCAAGTGCAAGGACTATGAATGGATTCACTCACAGACGCCGAACGAAGAGGATGAGTCGATGGGCTCGTCTGAAAACGCTGATTGGGACAGCGACTCGCTCCTagagcaggcgcggcacTTGGTACGGCTTGCCAGACCGAAACGCACTGGCAAAGTGGCGCGGCCTCTGAGTGGTGAGCTTGTGCGTTTGCTCGTGTACACCAtcggcgtgccatgccgTGGTCTGAACAAGAAAGAGCATTACGCGGTCGAGCACATGTTTTCCCTGTCAGAGCGATCGGCCGCGCGACTCATGCGCCAGAGCTACATGGATTTGGTCAAACACAATCTCACGCACCTTACGCGTGTGTACCCGTCCATGACCAAACTGAGCCGTCTGACCTCCAGCGCCAACTTCCGCCCCGTGGACATGTGGGCGTCTGGGTGCCAACTGGTGGCCCTGAATTGGCAAACGCACGACCAAGGCATGGCCCAGAACCTAGCGATGTTCGCCAACAGTGTAGGCTACGTGCGCAAACCCGACGCACTGCGTCTGCGCTCGCACGTCAAGAACGACGGGACCCTTTGCGTATCGTGCGTCCTAACCATCGTCTCAGCTCAGCAGCTTCCGAATGTGCGTGCCACGGACGAGGCTCTCTGTCCCTTTGCCACCGTCGCTCTGGACGTGCCACACGAATGGGGCCGTGATGCTGTGCGCCTATCCGTGCCTCTTGATGCATCTCCCGTGCGCCAGGTCCGCACACCAACTGTACGCTCAAACGGACTGATTCCCCTCTTCCAAACGCCAGTGGGTGTCGAGATACGTATGCCTGCCGGTGTCGATACCGCTGCCGTCCTGGCTCAGCGAACACGAAAGGAGCACATTCTACGCCAGGCAACTCGCGGCCTACTGGACTTGTGTTTCGTGCATGTACAATTGTGGGATGAGCAGGTGAATGGCGCTGTGCCCCTGGCTACAAATACGTTCAGTCTTGGCCGCGTAGGGCACGGCTACCGACATTTGCCCCTGTACGACATGCAGCTCTCGCCGCTGGTGTACTCGACCTTGTTCATTCACACGGCCTATACCCATATTACCATATAG
- a CDS encoding plasminogen activator inhibitor 1 RNA-binding protein, whose translation MSVASNNPFQLLGVDGAEDVPSQQASSQAAAKKPQQPQQQRYVPGAPRQSAPKSAPAPMDEEPPLSEQRDSRAERRSRGDRGRGGRGGRGSQRGRGRQFDRHSGTGREETAKSQRQGWGGTDGASAVKLEKDSKEDAKEDAEEFAKEDAADVKAEKEAQQPVQDNTLTLDEYLKSQAEKRPQLAASAPRTVQEDESYGQRLERGEGESYFAGQEKKSQAPRPRKEKQLVEIDLPSYASESTPSTRGSGRGGRGGARGGRGGRGAGRGGNRGERSNRSRGGRQGPVVNLADEQAFPSLS comes from the coding sequence ATGTCGGTTGCTTCGAACAACCCATTCCAACTGCTTGGCGTTGACGGTGCTGAGGACGTTCCCTCGCAGCAGGCTTCGTCCCAGGCCGCCGCCAAGAAGCCCCAGCagcctcagcagcagcggTACGTGCcaggtgcgccgcgtcaaTCGGCTCCCAAGTCGGCACCTGCGCCCATGGACGAAGAGCCTCCTCTTTCGGAgcagcgcgactcgcgTGCTGAGCGTCGCAGCCGTGGCGACCGCGGAcgtggcggccgtggtggccgtggctcTCAGCGCGGCCGTGGCCGTCAGTTTGACCGCCACTCTGGTACGGGCCGTGAAGAgacggccaagtcgcaACGCCAGGGCTGGGGTGGCACGGACGGTGCTAGCGCCGTGAAGCTCGAGAAGGACTCCAAGGAGGACGCCAAGGAGGACGCGGAGGAATTCGCGAAGGAAGACGCTGCTGATGTGAAGGCCGAAAAGGAGGCTCAGCAGCCCGTGCAAGACAACACACTCACGCTTGATGAGTACCTCAAGTCGCAGGCTGAGAAGCGCCCGCAGCTTGCCGCCAGTGCGCCTCGCACCGTGCAGGAAGATGAGTCGTACGGCCAGCGTCTTGAGCGTGGTGAGGGCGAGTCGTACTTTGCTGGCCAGGAGAAGAAGTCGCAAGCTCCTCGTCCCCGCAAGGagaagcagctcgtcgagatCGACCTGCCTTCGTACGCCTCGGAGTccacgccgtcgacgcgcggcagTGGACGTGGTGGTCGCGGCGGTGCTCGCGGCGGTcgcggcggtcgtggcgCTGGTCGCGGCGGTAACCGTGGTGAGCGCAGCAACCGCAGCCGCGGTGGTCGACAGGGCCCCGTTGTGAACCTCGCTGACGAGCAGGCCTTCCCGAGCCTGAGCTAA
- a CDS encoding small subunit ribosomal protein S3e codes for MASAIISKKRKFVADGVFSAELNEFFTRELAAEGYSGCLVRVNHVRTEIIIRATHTQEVLGDKGRRLRELTSLVRQRFRFPEGSLELYAEKVANRGLHAVAQCESLRNKLLGGLPVRRAAYGVLRYVMESGAKGCEVVISGKVRGARAKAMKFKDGFMIHTGQPAKDFVDEAIRHVLMKQGVLGLRVKIMHGWDPEGRSGRPFPLPDAVTILEPKDDEPISAPMSESRNQPVAAAPAAEPAAPVQPQETTAYTQAPHAAAF; via the coding sequence ATGGCGTCCGCTATCAtctcgaagaagaggaagtTTGTTGCCGACGGTGTCTTCTCGGCTGAGCTGAACGAGTTCTTCACTCGTGAGCTGGCTGCCGAGGGTTACTCGGGCTGCCTTGTGCGTGTGAACCACGTCCGCACGGAAATTATCATCCGCGCTACGCACACGCAGGAGGTGCTTGGTGACAAGGGTCGCCGCCTTCGTGAACTgacgtcgctcgtgcgccagcgcttccGCTTCCCCGAGGGCTCGCTCGAGCTTTACGCCGAGAAGGTGGCCAACCGTGGTCTTCACGCTGTGGCTCAGTGCGAGTCGCTCCGTAACAAGCTGCTCGGTGGTCTGCctgtgcgccgcgccgcataCGGTGTGCTCCGCTACGTGATGGAGTCTGGTGCCAAGGGCTGTGAGGTTGTTATTTCGGGTAAGGTgcgcggtgctcgtgcCAAGGCCATGAAGTTCAAGGACGGCTTCATGATCCACACTGGTCAGCCTGCCAAGGACTTTGTTGACGAGGCCATCCGTCACGTTCTTATGAAACAGGGTGTGCTTGGTCTTCGTGTGAAGATCATGCACGGCTGGGATCCCGAGGGTCGCTCTGGTCGGCCATTCCCGCTGCCCGACGCGGTCACCATCCTTGAGCCgaaggacgacgagcctATCTCGGCCCCCATGTCCGAGTCGCGCAACCAGCCTGTGGCTGCCGCTCCTGCTGCCGAGCCCGCTGCGCCGGTTCAGCCGCAAGAGACTACCGCATACACTCAGGCtcctcacgcagctgcctTTTAA